A part of Spiribacter vilamensis genomic DNA contains:
- the tolQ gene encoding protein TolQ: MSVDLSITQLIIEASLVVQAVMLVLLLASISSWAIIFRKNREFRQAQRGAERFEDMFWSGGNLNDIYAQSEQPDIATGGMDRIFRAGLREFRLMRRQSAPAEPTIEAAQRAMRVALSREMDQIEQSVPFLATIGSTSPYIGLFGTVWGIMNAFLALGAMQQATLSTVAPGIAEALIATALGLFAAIPAVIAYNRFANRSEQMTSRYEIFIEEFTGILQRNLQGGPDNARGRLDRES; the protein is encoded by the coding sequence ATGTCCGTTGACCTGTCCATTACCCAGCTGATCATCGAGGCGAGCCTGGTCGTCCAGGCGGTCATGCTCGTCCTGCTGCTGGCCTCGATCAGCTCCTGGGCGATCATCTTTCGCAAGAATCGGGAATTCCGGCAGGCCCAGCGCGGCGCGGAGCGATTCGAGGACATGTTCTGGTCCGGCGGCAACCTCAACGACATCTACGCGCAGAGCGAACAACCGGATATTGCCACCGGCGGCATGGACCGCATCTTCCGCGCCGGGCTGCGCGAGTTCCGGCTCATGCGCCGCCAGAGCGCCCCGGCCGAACCCACTATCGAGGCCGCGCAGCGCGCCATGCGGGTCGCCCTCAGCCGCGAGATGGACCAGATCGAGCAGTCCGTCCCGTTCCTCGCCACCATCGGCTCCACCAGTCCCTATATCGGTCTTTTCGGGACGGTCTGGGGCATCATGAACGCGTTCCTCGCGCTCGGCGCCATGCAGCAGGCGACCCTATCCACCGTCGCCCCCGGCATCGCCGAGGCGCTCATCGCCACCGCGCTCGGCCTGTTCGCGGCCATTCCCGCGGTGATCGCCTACAACCGCTTCGCCAACCGCTCCGAGCAGATGACCAGTCGCTACGAGATCTTCATCGAGGAGTTCACCGGCATCCTCCAGCGCAATCTCCAGGGGGGGCCGGACAACGCCCGCGGACGGCTGGACCGTGAGTCGTAG
- the tolR gene encoding protein TolR, which produces MAEINVVPYIDVMLVLLVIFMVTAPLLYQGVEIDLPQSSAEPLPPQDQEAVIVEVDDQGRYYLSIGEQADDEPVSAREVVVNITAVMRANPDTPVYVRGDGNVAYARVINVMTALQEAGVPQVGLMTQPSGDGSTNNG; this is translated from the coding sequence ATGGCGGAGATCAACGTCGTCCCCTATATCGACGTCATGCTGGTGCTGCTGGTGATCTTCATGGTGACCGCGCCCCTGCTCTACCAGGGCGTCGAAATCGACCTGCCGCAGTCCAGTGCCGAGCCGCTGCCCCCCCAGGACCAGGAGGCGGTGATCGTTGAGGTGGACGATCAGGGCCGCTATTACCTGAGCATTGGCGAGCAGGCGGATGACGAGCCGGTCAGCGCCCGCGAGGTGGTCGTCAATATCACCGCCGTCATGCGCGCCAACCCCGACACCCCGGTCTATGTCCGCGGCGATGGCAACGTGGCCTACGCCCGGGTGATCAATGTGATGACGGCGCTGCAGGAGGCCGGCGTGCCGCAGGTCGGTCTGATGACCCAGCCGTCGGGCGATGGCTCGACGAATAACGGGTAG
- the tolA gene encoding cell envelope integrity protein TolA, translated as MAAPMQGFREIGLSVLAHAVLLGAFAVSFRMTGMSDQASPGTEQAVQAVAVSEAEVEETIEALEAQEAEERRQEEEALEALEAERQREAERLAAEREAIEAAKEERRQAEAEAERQREAAERARREAEAEAEAEAEAQQKREAEEQARREAEAERQRQAEEQAQREAEAERQRQAEEQAQREAEAEAQARREAEEQARREAEAERQRQAEEQAQREAEAEAQARREAEERRQAEAQRQARGTFDAAIRQKVEGVWRRPAGIPDGLSALVAVRLGPGGIVLSVDVARSSGNAAFDRSAVTAVRRADPLPMPDDPALAQPYREGVEMVFAPDA; from the coding sequence GTGGCGGCGCCGATGCAGGGGTTCAGGGAAATCGGTCTGTCGGTGCTGGCCCATGCCGTTCTGCTCGGGGCCTTCGCCGTCAGCTTCCGGATGACCGGGATGTCCGATCAGGCCAGCCCCGGCACCGAACAGGCCGTGCAGGCGGTGGCCGTCAGCGAGGCCGAGGTCGAGGAGACCATCGAGGCGCTCGAGGCGCAGGAAGCGGAAGAACGGCGTCAGGAGGAAGAGGCCCTCGAAGCACTCGAGGCCGAGCGCCAGCGTGAGGCCGAACGACTGGCGGCGGAACGCGAGGCGATCGAGGCCGCCAAGGAAGAACGGCGCCAGGCGGAGGCCGAAGCCGAGCGCCAGCGCGAAGCGGCCGAGAGGGCGCGCCGCGAAGCGGAGGCCGAAGCTGAGGCCGAGGCGGAAGCGCAGCAGAAACGGGAGGCTGAAGAGCAGGCACGCCGGGAGGCTGAGGCTGAGCGCCAACGGCAGGCCGAGGAGCAGGCCCAGCGTGAAGCCGAGGCTGAGCGCCAACGGCAGGCCGAGGAACAGGCACAGCGCGAGGCAGAGGCTGAGGCACAGGCCCGGCGGGAGGCCGAGGAACAGGCCCGCCGCGAGGCGGAGGCCGAGCGCCAGCGGCAGGCCGAGGAACAGGCTCAGCGCGAGGCCGAAGCGGAGGCACAGGCCCGCCGCGAGGCGGAGGAACGGCGACAGGCGGAGGCCCAGCGCCAGGCGCGCGGGACCTTTGATGCCGCCATTCGCCAGAAAGTCGAAGGGGTCTGGCGGCGCCCCGCCGGCATCCCCGATGGCCTGAGCGCACTGGTCGCCGTCCGCCTCGGTCCGGGCGGTATTGTCCTGTCCGTCGACGTCGCCCGATCGAGTGGTAACGCCGCCTTCGATCGCTCCGCCGTGACCGCGGTGCGGCGCGCCGATCCACTCCCCATGCCCGACGACCCGGCGCTCGCCCAACCCTATCGCGAGGGCGTGGAAATGGTATTCGCACCGGACGCCTGA
- the tolB gene encoding Tol-Pal system beta propeller repeat protein TolB: MKAVVLALIMFMATPAMAQVRIEISGGEAAALPIAVVPFMLEEEEKEEAAPELEIDAVIRDNLYRSGLFAPLDPANHLGQPAALEDIRFQNWRALGADTIVVGSVAPLEDERYRVRYELVDVYAGERITGQRFRVTPDGLRNLAHTISDQVFQALIGRPGGFNTRIAYVEETGDVDAPSYRLAVAEADGQRPQTILTSSEPLLSPDWSPDGERIAYVSFESGRSSQIFVQDVASGDRRAVARFKGINGAPAWSPDGERLAVTLSRDGNPDIFLIDPDGEREPQALTRHFGIDTEPAWSADGDAIYFTSNRGGSPQIYRMPVDGGDAERVTFDGGYNASPTLSDDGRFLAFAHQGDRGFRIAIQDLDNDVMRVLTDGPLDESPSFSASSSMIAYTRDTDEGTELATVSVFGRVQGELTRFENTVREPDWGPLPSNTNN, from the coding sequence ATGAAAGCTGTCGTCCTTGCCCTCATCATGTTCATGGCAACCCCCGCCATGGCGCAGGTCCGCATCGAGATCAGCGGTGGCGAGGCCGCCGCACTGCCCATCGCCGTGGTCCCGTTCATGCTTGAAGAAGAAGAAAAAGAAGAGGCGGCGCCCGAACTGGAGATTGACGCCGTCATCCGCGACAACCTCTACCGTAGCGGGCTCTTCGCACCGCTCGATCCGGCCAATCACCTCGGCCAGCCCGCCGCGCTCGAGGACATCCGCTTCCAGAACTGGCGGGCACTGGGCGCCGACACCATCGTTGTGGGCAGCGTGGCCCCGCTCGAGGACGAGCGCTACCGGGTCCGCTATGAGCTGGTGGATGTCTATGCCGGCGAGCGCATCACCGGCCAGCGCTTCCGGGTGACGCCGGACGGGCTTCGCAACCTCGCCCACACCATCAGCGACCAGGTCTTCCAGGCCCTGATCGGTCGCCCCGGCGGCTTTAACACCCGCATCGCCTACGTCGAGGAAACCGGCGACGTCGACGCGCCCTCCTACCGGCTCGCGGTGGCCGAGGCCGACGGCCAGCGGCCACAGACCATCCTGACCTCCAGCGAACCTCTCCTGTCACCCGACTGGTCACCGGATGGCGAGCGCATCGCCTACGTGTCGTTCGAGTCCGGTCGCAGCTCGCAGATCTTCGTACAGGACGTCGCCTCGGGTGATCGCCGGGCCGTGGCCCGCTTCAAGGGCATCAATGGCGCACCCGCCTGGTCCCCGGACGGCGAACGGCTCGCGGTCACCCTGTCCCGCGACGGCAATCCGGACATCTTCCTGATCGATCCCGACGGCGAACGCGAGCCCCAGGCGCTGACGCGGCACTTCGGCATCGATACCGAGCCCGCCTGGTCCGCCGATGGTGATGCCATCTACTTCACCTCCAACCGCGGCGGCAGCCCGCAGATCTACCGCATGCCCGTTGATGGCGGCGACGCCGAGCGCGTCACCTTCGATGGCGGCTACAACGCCAGTCCCACCCTCTCGGACGACGGCCGTTTCCTCGCCTTCGCGCACCAGGGCGATAGAGGCTTCCGGATCGCCATCCAGGATCTGGACAACGATGTGATGCGCGTACTCACTGATGGCCCACTGGACGAGTCTCCCAGCTTTTCGGCGAGCAGCAGCATGATCGCCTATACGCGGGATACCGACGAAGGGACCGAGCTGGCGACGGTGTCGGTCTTCGGCCGCGTGCAGGGCGAACTCACCCGCTTCGAGAACACCGTGCGCGAGCCCGACTGGGGCCCGCTGCCATCCAACACCAACAACTGA
- the pal gene encoding peptidoglycan-associated lipoprotein Pal: MKPIRYWLIPVALTALLAGCATTDDAIDDAEMAEIDQAAAAEAQTGDGDGSGGGGAAASGATGTGSVSGEPLEDPDSPLSDRVIYFDYDSSTLSEDAMALIEAHGEYLANNGDRRMLVEGHTDERGSREYNLALGERRAESVEQALLISGADDDQVETVSYGEESPAVSGSGESVWSENRRAALVYER, translated from the coding sequence ATGAAACCGATCCGATACTGGCTGATCCCCGTCGCCCTGACCGCACTGCTGGCGGGCTGCGCCACCACCGACGACGCCATTGACGATGCCGAAATGGCGGAAATCGATCAGGCCGCCGCCGCCGAGGCCCAGACCGGGGACGGCGATGGAAGCGGGGGCGGTGGCGCGGCCGCCAGCGGCGCCACGGGGACAGGTAGCGTGTCCGGCGAGCCACTCGAGGACCCGGACAGCCCGCTATCCGACCGGGTCATTTACTTCGACTACGACAGCTCGACCTTGAGTGAGGACGCCATGGCGCTGATCGAGGCCCACGGCGAATACCTGGCCAATAATGGTGACCGTCGGATGCTCGTGGAGGGCCACACCGACGAGCGCGGCTCCCGCGAGTACAACCTCGCCCTCGGTGAGCGGCGTGCGGAATCGGTAGAGCAGGCCCTGCTGATCAGCGGTGCCGACGACGACCAGGTCGAGACCGTGAGTTACGGCGAGGAGAGCCCGGCGGTCAGTGGCAGTGGTGAATCCGTCTGGTCGGAGAACCGCCGCGCCGCCCTCGTCTACGAGCGCTGA
- the ybgF gene encoding tol-pal system protein YbgF, translating into MQLTRINALGLAVVIGVGSALAVSPQTGLAQPLERRVDRLEDRISGSAMMRMMNQNETLQREITTLRGEIERLQRQIDDIRDQQRELYLDLDGRLQALETADSEGGDEESDSDAGDGASGGDGGGDGGGAASDAKPAADDALPVESSNESASDDAEADSTAAREAYESAFSELQAGRYDAAAEAFRQFLNDHPDAELAANARYWLGESHYVVRDFDAAMTAFQKVVDNHSGSRKHPDALLKIGYVHLEQGRDEQGRETLQQVVEEFPDSTAARLAQTRLDEG; encoded by the coding sequence ATGCAACTTACCCGAATCAATGCGCTGGGACTGGCCGTCGTCATTGGCGTCGGCTCGGCCCTCGCGGTCAGCCCGCAGACCGGCCTGGCCCAGCCCCTCGAGCGTCGCGTCGACCGCCTCGAAGACCGTATCTCGGGCTCCGCCATGATGCGGATGATGAACCAGAACGAGACACTGCAGCGCGAGATCACCACCCTGCGTGGGGAAATCGAGCGCCTCCAGCGCCAGATCGATGACATCCGCGATCAGCAGCGCGAGCTCTACCTGGATCTGGACGGACGGCTGCAGGCGCTGGAGACCGCCGATAGCGAGGGCGGTGACGAGGAAAGCGACAGCGACGCCGGTGATGGTGCCAGTGGCGGTGACGGCGGCGGTGACGGTGGCGGTGCGGCGTCTGATGCGAAGCCCGCGGCCGATGACGCCCTGCCGGTCGAATCCAGCAACGAATCAGCGAGTGACGACGCCGAAGCGGACTCCACCGCCGCCCGCGAGGCCTACGAATCGGCCTTCAGCGAACTGCAGGCCGGTCGCTATGATGCCGCCGCGGAGGCTTTTCGGCAGTTCCTTAACGATCACCCCGACGCGGAACTCGCCGCCAATGCCCGCTACTGGCTCGGCGAATCGCATTACGTTGTTCGCGACTTTGACGCGGCCATGACGGCTTTCCAGAAGGTGGTCGACAACCACTCGGGTAGTCGCAAGCACCCCGACGCCCTGCTCAAGATCGGCTACGTCCATCTGGAACAGGGTCGGGACGAGCAGGGACGCGAAACCCTGCAACAGGTGGTTGAGGAATTCCCCGACAGCACGGCCGCGCGGCTGGCACAGACCCGGCTCGACGAGGGCTAG
- a CDS encoding PhnD/SsuA/transferrin family substrate-binding protein, which yields MTDTRTIAFAALTGLATIGIAGNATAQTDLTEVCPNPMRMADTGVEGMRPLAQAFGPFQEVFQEKTGLELELYGLNNRTAAGNALQYDEVEMVFAGPAELLLMRREVEDGIDVLFGIERPYYGTTYVVRDGSGIETMADLEDKHVLMKDIGSTSGHLIPTKMLADAGLDPERDVDITMAGDAFIQAFANGDGDAMGGGNDDADELVDNVDPNGNYRVLAESGPLPGDPVVIRSEISQDCKTGLRNAMIENRDAFWEALVSTERNEEKFLNRGSELNFDFKISDYDEVKAAYDAAGIEL from the coding sequence ATGACGGATACCAGAACGATCGCGTTCGCGGCTTTAACCGGGCTTGCGACGATCGGCATCGCCGGCAACGCCACCGCCCAGACCGACCTCACGGAGGTCTGCCCGAACCCCATGCGGATGGCCGATACCGGCGTTGAGGGCATGAGGCCGCTGGCGCAGGCCTTCGGACCATTCCAGGAAGTTTTCCAGGAGAAAACGGGCCTCGAGCTCGAGCTCTACGGCCTGAACAACCGCACCGCCGCCGGTAACGCGCTCCAGTACGATGAGGTGGAGATGGTGTTTGCCGGACCCGCCGAGCTGCTGCTGATGCGGCGAGAGGTGGAAGACGGCATCGACGTCCTGTTCGGAATCGAGCGGCCGTACTACGGAACGACCTATGTCGTCCGTGACGGGAGCGGTATCGAGACCATGGCCGATCTCGAGGACAAGCATGTCCTGATGAAGGACATCGGCTCCACCAGCGGCCACCTGATCCCCACGAAAATGCTGGCCGATGCCGGCCTCGATCCCGAGCGGGACGTCGATATCACCATGGCGGGTGACGCCTTTATCCAGGCGTTCGCCAATGGCGATGGCGATGCCATGGGCGGCGGTAATGACGACGCCGATGAGCTCGTGGACAACGTCGATCCGAACGGCAACTACCGCGTACTCGCGGAGTCCGGTCCGCTGCCCGGCGACCCGGTGGTTATTCGCAGCGAGATCAGCCAGGACTGCAAGACCGGCCTTCGTAACGCCATGATCGAGAACCGGGATGCGTTCTGGGAGGCGCTTGTCTCCACCGAGCGCAACGAAGAGAAGTTTCTCAATCGTGGCTCCGAGCTCAATTTCGATTTCAAGATCAGTGATTACGATGAAGTGAAGGCGGCCTACGACGCTGCCGGTATCGAGCTCTAG
- the phnC gene encoding phosphonate ABC transporter ATP-binding protein, with the protein MATVEVTDLHKSFGDLHVLRGIDLKVESGECVILLGANGCGKSTLIRCLNGLALPNRGRVEIAGQDIARTRGRRLRRARQQIGVVFQHFNLVPNVSVFQNVLYGALGRQSGGFLRTLAPFAPDELRHQAMACLDRVGLAEHAGQDCRQLSGGQQQRLAIARTLLQDPDVLVADEPVASLDPRAGRRVMELLMEIVRERGMTVLCSLHQLELASEYGDRVVGMKAGRIELDERHARIEPSAMNALYQGVVRVDDPSPVTAAPVAVDQTA; encoded by the coding sequence ATGGCAACGGTCGAAGTAACCGATCTGCACAAATCCTTCGGCGATCTTCATGTACTCCGGGGAATCGATCTGAAGGTCGAGAGCGGCGAGTGCGTCATCCTTCTGGGCGCTAACGGTTGCGGCAAATCCACCCTGATCCGGTGTCTCAACGGCCTGGCCCTGCCGAACCGGGGCCGGGTCGAGATCGCCGGACAGGATATTGCCCGCACCCGAGGGCGAAGATTGCGCCGGGCACGCCAGCAGATCGGCGTGGTGTTCCAGCATTTCAACCTGGTCCCTAACGTGAGCGTGTTCCAGAACGTCCTCTACGGGGCGCTGGGACGGCAGAGCGGTGGATTCCTGCGCACGTTGGCGCCGTTCGCCCCGGATGAACTGCGTCATCAGGCGATGGCCTGTCTCGATCGGGTGGGGCTGGCGGAGCACGCGGGGCAGGACTGCCGCCAGCTATCCGGCGGACAGCAGCAACGATTGGCGATTGCCCGCACGCTCTTGCAGGATCCGGATGTGCTCGTGGCCGACGAGCCCGTGGCCAGCCTGGATCCGCGCGCAGGACGCCGGGTGATGGAGTTGTTGATGGAGATCGTCCGCGAGCGCGGGATGACCGTGCTGTGCTCGCTGCACCAGCTGGAGCTCGCCAGCGAGTATGGCGACCGGGTGGTGGGCATGAAGGCGGGACGTATCGAGCTCGATGAAAGGCATGCCCGAATCGAGCCATCGGCGATGAATGCCCTCTATCAGGGGGTAGTCCGTGTGGATGACCCGTCCCCCGTCACCGCCGCTCCTGTCGCCGTCGATCAAACCGCCTGA
- the phnE gene encoding phosphonate ABC transporter, permease protein PhnE: MDRSQSNSDLTPPRRFRRPSPFGLIIMVVFLAFLVQGVLVMEITPARLASGAVNLVHFVGRALPPAMNDLDVIFWAMLETLYIALVGVTAGVILSVPFAFLAARNTTPNVIVRVITRFLVAAMRTIPDLIWALIFVVAVGLGPLAGVLAIVMDTVGFAARFFSERIEEVHPGPSEALASTGARRLSVIGGAIMPETLASMTATSLFSVEKALRSAVTLGLVGAGGIGVELTAAMQLYNYDEALTIILIILVCVLGFEQLSSAIRKRVI; this comes from the coding sequence ATGGATCGCTCTCAGAGTAACTCCGATCTGACGCCGCCACGGCGATTCCGACGCCCGTCGCCGTTCGGGCTCATCATCATGGTGGTTTTCCTGGCCTTCCTGGTGCAGGGCGTACTGGTCATGGAGATCACGCCGGCGCGCCTCGCCAGCGGTGCCGTCAACCTGGTGCATTTCGTCGGCCGAGCACTGCCGCCCGCGATGAACGACCTCGACGTCATCTTCTGGGCGATGCTGGAGACACTCTATATCGCCCTGGTGGGCGTGACCGCCGGGGTCATACTGAGCGTGCCATTCGCCTTCCTCGCTGCCCGCAATACCACGCCGAACGTAATCGTCCGTGTGATCACCCGGTTCCTGGTCGCCGCCATGCGTACCATCCCCGACCTGATATGGGCGCTGATCTTCGTAGTCGCGGTGGGCCTGGGGCCGCTGGCCGGGGTGCTGGCCATCGTGATGGATACCGTCGGCTTCGCCGCCCGCTTTTTCTCCGAGCGCATCGAGGAAGTCCATCCCGGGCCGTCGGAGGCGCTCGCCTCGACAGGCGCGCGACGTCTATCCGTGATTGGCGGGGCGATCATGCCCGAGACACTGGCCTCGATGACGGCGACGAGTCTCTTCAGCGTCGAGAAGGCACTGCGCTCGGCGGTGACCCTGGGACTGGTCGGCGCCGGCGGCATCGGCGTCGAGCTGACCGCGGCCATGCAGCTGTACAACTACGACGAAGCACTGACCATCATCCTGATTATCCTGGTCTGCGTCCTCGGCTTCGAGCAGCTCTCCTCGGCCATTCGCAAGCGCGTGATCTGA
- a CDS encoding helix-turn-helix domain-containing protein, with protein sequence MNELARTPRQLGNFIRRTRKSLGLTQAQLGEKAGLRQETISLIETGNPATRLDTILRVLAALDLELRVAKRSRGSAAEIEEIF encoded by the coding sequence ATGAATGAGTTGGCACGCACGCCACGGCAGCTCGGCAACTTCATCCGCCGCACTCGGAAAAGCCTGGGGCTGACGCAGGCACAGCTTGGTGAAAAGGCCGGGCTGCGCCAGGAGACAATCTCCCTTATCGAGACGGGTAACCCGGCGACCCGATTGGATACGATTCTGAGGGTTCTGGCCGCTCTGGATCTGGAGCTCCGGGTTGCGAAGCGCTCCAGGGGCAGTGCCGCGGAGATCGAGGAGATTTTCTGA
- a CDS encoding O-acetylhomoserine aminocarboxypropyltransferase/cysteine synthase family protein, with amino-acid sequence MKLETKAIHSGYSPDPTTKAVAVPIYQTTSYAFDDTQHGADLFDLKVEGNIYTRIMNPTNAALEQRVADMEGGIGGLAVASGMAAITYAIQCITRVGDNIVTTSQLYGGTYNLFAHAMPNMGIEVRFASGDDPAAIEALIDDRTKVVYAETVGNPNGNVVDIEAFAAVAHRHGVPLIVDNTVPTPVLWRPIEQGADIVIHSLTKAMGGHGTTVGGVIIDSGNFPWADHAERFPMLTEPDPSYHGVTYTEALGAAAYIGRCRVAPLRNMGAALSPMNAFMLMQGIETVPLRMERQGENSIALAEHLQAHPGVSWVKYAGLPDSPYFPLVQKYMGGNNAGGILSFGIKGGEEAGAKFIDALQLIVRLVNIGDAKSLACHPATTTHRQLNDEELASAGVSRDMVRISVGIEHIDDILADVDQALAAAGL; translated from the coding sequence ATGAAGCTCGAGACCAAGGCCATCCACAGCGGCTATTCACCGGATCCCACCACCAAGGCCGTCGCTGTGCCGATCTACCAGACTACGTCCTACGCCTTCGACGACACCCAGCACGGTGCCGACCTCTTCGATCTGAAGGTCGAGGGCAATATCTACACCCGCATCATGAATCCGACCAATGCGGCGCTCGAGCAGCGCGTGGCGGATATGGAGGGTGGCATCGGTGGACTGGCCGTGGCCTCGGGCATGGCCGCGATCACCTACGCGATCCAGTGCATCACCCGCGTCGGCGACAACATCGTCACCACCAGCCAGCTCTATGGCGGGACCTACAACCTGTTCGCCCACGCCATGCCCAACATGGGCATCGAGGTGCGATTCGCGAGCGGCGATGATCCGGCGGCCATCGAGGCGCTGATCGACGACCGCACCAAGGTCGTTTATGCCGAGACCGTGGGCAATCCCAACGGCAACGTCGTCGACATCGAGGCGTTCGCCGCCGTCGCCCATCGCCATGGCGTCCCGCTGATTGTCGATAACACCGTGCCGACCCCCGTTCTCTGGCGACCGATCGAGCAGGGCGCCGACATCGTCATCCACTCGCTCACCAAGGCCATGGGCGGCCACGGCACCACCGTGGGGGGCGTGATCATCGATTCCGGCAACTTCCCCTGGGCGGATCATGCCGAGCGGTTCCCCATGCTCACCGAGCCGGATCCCTCCTACCACGGCGTCACCTACACCGAGGCCCTGGGGGCGGCGGCCTACATCGGCCGCTGTCGGGTGGCACCGCTGCGCAACATGGGCGCGGCACTCTCACCCATGAACGCCTTCATGCTCATGCAGGGGATCGAGACCGTGCCGCTGCGCATGGAACGTCAGGGTGAAAACTCGATTGCGCTCGCCGAGCATCTCCAGGCCCATCCGGGCGTGAGCTGGGTGAAATACGCCGGCCTGCCGGACAGCCCGTACTTTCCGCTGGTGCAGAAGTACATGGGCGGGAACAACGCCGGGGGCATCCTCAGCTTCGGTATCAAGGGCGGCGAAGAGGCCGGTGCGAAGTTCATCGACGCGCTGCAGCTGATCGTTCGACTGGTGAATATCGGCGACGCCAAGTCACTGGCCTGCCATCCGGCCACCACGACCCATCGTCAGCTCAACGACGAGGAACTGGCGAGCGCCGGCGTCAGCCGCGACATGGTCCGCATCTCGGTGGGCATCGAGCACATCGACGATATCCTTGCCGATGTCGACCAGGCGCTGGCCGCGGCAGGGCTTTAG